Proteins encoded in a region of the Phacochoerus africanus isolate WHEZ1 chromosome 8, ROS_Pafr_v1, whole genome shotgun sequence genome:
- the SDR42E1 gene encoding short-chain dehydrogenase/reductase family 42E member 1: MDSPRSPKETVLITGGGGYFGFRLGCALNQKGLRVILFDVSSPAHTIPEGVKFIRGDIRLLSDVEHAFEDADVTCVFHIASYGMSGREQLNRSRIEDVNVGGTDNVLQACRSRGVPRLVYTSTFNVIFGGQVIRNGDESLPYLPLHLHPDHYSRTKSVAEKKVLEANGTALARRAGVLRTCALRPAGIYGPGEQRHLPRIVSYLEKGLFRFVYGDPKSLVEFVHVDNLVQAHILASEALKADKGHVASGQPYFISDGRPVNNFEFFRPLVEGLGYKFPSIRLPLPLIYFFAFLTEMAYFLLGRLYNFQPFLTRTEVYKTAVTHYFSLEKAKKELGYEAQPFDLQEVVEWFKAHGHGRSPGSQDAEFSLVWYGLLVSLLVIAVLTWLPPSVILSL; this comes from the exons ATGGACTCCCCcaggtctccaaaggagacagtccTCATCACGGGAGGAGGTGGCTATTTTGGTTTCCG CCTGGGCTGCGCTCTGAACCAGAAGGGGCTCCGTGTGATTCTCTTTGACGTCAGCAGCCCTGCTCACACCATTCCAGAAGGAGTCAAGTTCATACGGGGAGACATTCGCCTCCTCTCTGACGTAGAGCACGCCTTCGAGGATGCGGATGTCACCTGTGTGTTCCACATCGCCTCCTACGGTATGTCAGGGCGCGAGCAACTGAACCGAAGCCGGATTGAGGACGTCAACGTCGGGGGCACGGACAACGTCCTCCAGGCCTGCAGGAGCCGGGGGGTGCCAAGGTTAGTTTACACCAGCACCTTCAATGTCATCTTCGGAGGTCAGGTTATCAGAAATGGCGATGAGTCTCTGCCATACCTACCTCTCCACCTCCATCCGGACCACTACTCTCGAACCAAATCGGTCGCAGAGAAGAAGGTGCTGGAGGCCAATGGCACAGCCCTGGCTCGACGTGCTGGGGTCTTGAGGACCTGTGCTCTGAGGCCGGCCGGCATCTATGGGCCCGGAGAACAAAGGCACCTCCCCAGGATAGTGAGCTACCTGGAGAAGGGCCTCTTCAGGTTTGTGTATGGAGACCCCAAGAGTCTGGTCGAATTTGTCCACGTGGATAACTTGGTGCAGGCTCACATCCTGGCCTCAGAGGCCCTGAAGGCCGACAAGGGCCACGTCGCCTCCGGGCAGCCCTACTTCATCTCTGACGGCAGACCCGTGAACAACTTTGAGTTCTTCCGGCCTTTGGTTGAGGGCCTGGGTTACAAGTTCCCCTCCATccgcctgcccctgcccctcatcTACTTCTTCGCTTTCCTCACAGAGATGGCCTACTTCCTCTTGGGTCGACTCTACAACTTCCAGCCCTTCCTCACCCGCACCGAAGTTTACAAAACCGCCGTCACACATTACTTTAGCCTGGAGAAAGCCAAGAAAGAGCTGGGCTATGAGGCTCAACCATTTGACCTCCAGGAAGTAGTAGAGTGGTTTAAAGCCCATGGTCACGGCCGCAGTCCTGGCAGTCAGGACGCAGAGTTCAGTCTTGTTTGGTACGGGCTGCTGGTCTCACTCTTGGTTATAGCAGTTCTCACCTGGCTGCCGCCTTCTGTGATTCTGTCCCTGTGA